A section of the Spirosoma pollinicola genome encodes:
- a CDS encoding TetR/AcrR family transcriptional regulator, giving the protein MGILERRLRQKVEVKTSILQAAWQLVLEEGWQALSIRKIADAIEYSVPVIYSHFENKDAILQEFTREGFQLLTEEVIWQRDTKIEASQQLEAIAQGYWDFAFTHKEFYQLMFGLGIPRCEQVNQVAEIKQFSGVLIGVIQEVISSSKQPKVDAFLKFHTYWSILHGLVSIQMIDSNSTANPWSQLVLKDAIDGYIKALNG; this is encoded by the coding sequence ATGGGAATCCTTGAGCGTCGGTTACGGCAGAAAGTAGAAGTCAAAACAAGCATCTTACAGGCGGCCTGGCAACTGGTTCTGGAAGAGGGCTGGCAGGCGCTTTCTATCCGCAAAATTGCCGACGCCATTGAGTATAGCGTTCCGGTAATCTACAGTCACTTTGAAAACAAGGATGCTATTTTACAGGAATTCACCAGAGAGGGTTTCCAGTTATTGACGGAAGAAGTGATTTGGCAGCGCGACACTAAAATCGAAGCCAGCCAGCAATTAGAAGCCATTGCCCAAGGCTATTGGGATTTTGCCTTTACCCATAAAGAGTTTTACCAACTGATGTTTGGGCTAGGTATTCCCCGTTGTGAGCAGGTGAATCAGGTGGCCGAAATAAAGCAGTTCTCCGGTGTTTTAATAGGAGTTATTCAGGAAGTTATCAGTTCAAGCAAACAACCGAAGGTCGATGCATTCCTGAAATTTCATACATATTGGTCGATTCTGCATGGGCTTGTCTCAATTCAGATGATTGACTCTAATTCAACCGCTAATCCGTGGAGCCAGTTGGTCTTGAAAGATGCCATTGATGGATATATTAAAGCCCTGAACGGCTAA
- a CDS encoding YceI family protein, whose translation MATTNWVVDPMHSEVQFKIKHLVISTVTGTFRNFEGGATTESDDFDNAEIHFSLHVDSVDTNQEMRDAHLKGADFFDAETFPKIAFKSTSFKKIDDDEYALNGDLTMKGVTKPVTLKAEYGGTAKDAYGNQKLGFEVTGKVNRKEFGLTYNALTETGGLALGEDIKLSANIQLAKAA comes from the coding sequence ATGGCAACAACTAACTGGGTCGTAGACCCGATGCACTCCGAAGTACAATTCAAGATTAAACACCTTGTCATCTCGACCGTAACCGGCACATTCCGGAATTTTGAGGGTGGTGCAACGACAGAAAGTGACGATTTTGACAACGCAGAAATTCACTTTTCTTTACATGTCGATAGTGTCGATACAAATCAGGAAATGCGCGATGCACACTTGAAAGGAGCGGATTTCTTCGATGCAGAAACCTTCCCTAAAATCGCCTTCAAATCGACGTCCTTTAAGAAAATTGACGACGATGAGTACGCCCTGAACGGCGACCTGACGATGAAAGGCGTTACCAAACCCGTAACCCTGAAAGCCGAATATGGCGGAACAGCTAAAGATGCCTATGGTAATCAGAAACTTGGTTTTGAAGTGACGGGGAAAGTTAACCGCAAAGAGTTTGGCCTGACCTACAACGCGTTAACTGAAACGGGTGGTCTGGCCCTCGGCGAAGACATCAAACTATCCGCAAACATTCAGCTGGCCAAAGCTGCCTAA
- a CDS encoding DsbA family oxidoreductase, translating into MDVEIWSDIMCPFCYIGKRKFEHALSQFPHKDQVNIVWKSFQLNPDMQTEPGKNINQYLSEIKGWSLDEAKQMNDRVTAMAQEVGLSYDFDKAVVANSFDAHRLIQLAKQNGLGDAIEERLFKAYFTEGRDTSDHDTLVELGTEIGLDATVIQQMLAGTEFTEAVHGDVYEAQQVGARGVPFFVLNRRYAVSGAQQPETFLGALDTAWAEWAKTNPVIPQLTADGPTCTPGEIC; encoded by the coding sequence ATGGACGTTGAAATCTGGAGTGATATCATGTGCCCTTTTTGCTACATCGGTAAGCGAAAGTTCGAGCACGCCCTTAGTCAGTTTCCACACAAAGACCAGGTAAATATTGTCTGGAAAAGCTTTCAGCTTAACCCGGACATGCAAACAGAACCGGGCAAAAATATTAACCAGTATCTGTCCGAAATTAAAGGCTGGAGTCTGGACGAAGCTAAGCAAATGAACGACCGGGTTACGGCTATGGCGCAGGAAGTTGGCTTGTCCTACGACTTTGACAAAGCCGTGGTAGCTAACTCTTTCGATGCACACCGCCTTATTCAACTGGCTAAACAAAATGGTCTAGGTGACGCTATTGAAGAACGTTTATTCAAAGCTTATTTTACCGAAGGCCGCGACACATCAGACCACGATACGCTTGTCGAATTAGGCACCGAAATTGGTCTTGATGCCACGGTTATCCAGCAAATGCTGGCTGGTACCGAATTTACCGAAGCCGTTCATGGGGATGTGTACGAAGCGCAGCAGGTGGGTGCAAGGGGCGTCCCCTTCTTTGTACTGAACCGACGGTATGCGGTTTCGGGCGCACAACAACCCGAAACATTCCTTGGCGCTCTTGATACCGCCTGGGCCGAATGGGCGAAAACCAATCCTGTCATCCCTCAACTTACTGCCGACGGACCTACGTGCACACCCGGCGAAATTTGTTAA
- the cas2 gene encoding CRISPR-associated endonuclease Cas2, giving the protein MYVILVYDMGQKRVGKMLKLCRRYMNWIQNSVFEGELTEVQLRELLHEAKRIMNEEEDSLILFKNRDLKWLDKQIVGVERQSTDNFL; this is encoded by the coding sequence ATGTACGTAATTTTAGTGTATGACATGGGGCAGAAACGCGTCGGGAAGATGCTGAAACTCTGTCGGCGGTATATGAACTGGATTCAGAACTCGGTGTTCGAGGGCGAACTGACCGAGGTGCAGTTACGCGAGCTGCTGCACGAAGCCAAACGCATTATGAACGAAGAGGAAGATAGCCTGATTCTGTTCAAAAATCGAGATCTAAAATGGCTCGATAAACAAATTGTGGGTGTGGAGCGCCAATCGACAGACAATTTTTTGTAG
- the cas1b gene encoding type I-B CRISPR-associated endonuclease Cas1b, protein MKQPKYLFNAGRMSRKDNTLKFTPVDEAGVEEQPRYLPIEQVGDLYVFGSLDANSALYNFLGQEGIAVHFFNYYEHYTGSFMPREYLLAGKMQVDQTKHYMTAKKRIEIARRFVEGAANNILRVLKYYNNRDKVKDLTEAIVSIERLLVSVPTTTDVPMLMGIEGNIRQTYYGCFDAIVGQTFCMDGRSKRPPQNELNALISFGNMLCYTACLSTIYHTQLNPTISFLHEPGARRYSLALDLSEVFKPILVDRLIFRMINKRQLQPSDFRSEVGGCVLKDAARKRFVQGFDEQLKETIKHRALGRSVSYRHLMKLECYKLQKHLLGVEEYRPFKAWW, encoded by the coding sequence ATGAAACAACCCAAATACCTCTTCAATGCTGGCCGGATGAGCCGCAAAGACAACACGTTGAAATTTACGCCCGTTGATGAGGCCGGGGTGGAAGAGCAACCGCGCTATCTGCCCATTGAACAGGTAGGCGATTTGTACGTATTTGGCAGTCTGGATGCCAATAGCGCCTTATACAATTTCCTGGGGCAGGAGGGTATTGCCGTTCATTTTTTCAACTATTACGAGCACTATACCGGCTCGTTCATGCCCCGTGAATACCTGTTGGCGGGTAAGATGCAGGTCGATCAGACGAAGCACTACATGACAGCTAAAAAACGAATTGAAATTGCCCGACGATTTGTGGAAGGCGCAGCTAATAACATCCTGCGAGTACTGAAATACTACAACAACCGGGATAAGGTCAAGGATCTGACCGAGGCAATTGTCAGCATCGAACGTTTATTGGTCAGCGTGCCAACGACAACTGACGTGCCCATGTTAATGGGCATCGAAGGGAATATTCGCCAGACCTACTATGGTTGTTTTGACGCCATCGTGGGGCAAACCTTTTGTATGGATGGACGTAGCAAACGGCCGCCCCAAAACGAATTGAACGCTTTGATTTCGTTTGGTAATATGCTCTGCTACACGGCTTGCCTGAGTACAATTTATCACACGCAATTGAACCCGACGATCAGTTTCCTCCATGAGCCGGGTGCCAGAAGGTATTCGCTGGCGTTGGATTTATCCGAAGTGTTCAAGCCAATTCTGGTAGATCGGCTCATTTTTCGAATGATCAATAAACGGCAGTTGCAGCCGTCCGATTTCCGGTCGGAAGTGGGCGGGTGCGTGCTGAAAGATGCGGCACGAAAGCGCTTCGTGCAGGGGTTCGATGAGCAGCTAAAAGAGACCATTAAACATCGGGCACTGGGGCGCAGTGTCAGTTATCGGCACCTAATGAAGCTGGAGTGCTATAAATTGCAAAAACATCTGTTAGGAGTAGAAGAATACCGGCCCTTTAAGGCGTGGTGGTAA
- the cas4 gene encoding CRISPR-associated protein Cas4: MFPTATLVNYLHLCHRKLWLHANHIRMEHTSEAVAEGKQLHEHAYPQRTERYREITLDGSVIDFYDPYNKVVHEMKKSDKMEHSHIAQVQFYLYLLQKNGVEGATGLIEYPKLRQTQQVSLTEEDVPMVEGWIRVIEQLVDSEKCPGRIAKSKCRSCSYFDFCYVEELPE; encoded by the coding sequence ATGTTTCCTACCGCTACGCTCGTTAACTACCTGCACCTGTGCCACCGCAAACTCTGGCTGCACGCCAATCATATTCGCATGGAGCACACATCGGAGGCTGTAGCCGAAGGAAAGCAACTCCACGAACACGCGTATCCCCAACGCACCGAGCGTTACCGGGAAATCACCCTCGACGGCTCCGTCATCGACTTCTACGATCCTTACAACAAGGTAGTGCATGAAATGAAGAAGTCGGATAAGATGGAGCATTCCCACATTGCACAGGTGCAATTTTACCTGTATCTGTTACAGAAAAACGGCGTCGAGGGTGCAACCGGATTAATTGAATATCCCAAACTGCGTCAGACGCAGCAAGTCTCGCTGACGGAGGAAGATGTGCCGATGGTTGAGGGATGGATACGAGTTATCGAGCAACTAGTCGACAGTGAAAAATGCCCGGGCCGTATCGCTAAATCGAAATGTCGCTCATGCAGTTATTTTGATTTTTGCTACGTAGAAGAGCTACCCGAATAA
- a CDS encoding PDDEXK nuclease domain-containing protein has protein sequence MQPNYTNFLSTIKTRIRQAQYDALRVVNQQLIKLYWDMGQLIVEKQETDGWGKSVVDQLSADLQTEFPGISGFSARNIWNMRLFYLTYKDDLILQPLVAEIAWSHNLLIVEKCKDTLQREFYLKMTRKFGWTKNVLANQLAGQAYEKYLLNQTNFDQTLPDVYQQQAKLAVKDEYTFGFLELAEEHSEAELETAIVQNIRKFLLEMGGYYTFVGNQFRMEVGGQEYFIDLLLYHRKLRCLVALELKIGEFKPEYAGKMQFYLAVLNDTVKLPDEQASIGIIVCQNKNRTIVEYALKTSDQPIGVSAYSIREELPQEFKHLLPSADEIQERLQHLNL, from the coding sequence ATGCAGCCCAACTACACCAACTTTCTTTCCACCATTAAAACCCGTATCCGGCAGGCGCAGTACGATGCGTTACGGGTTGTCAACCAGCAGCTGATTAAGCTTTATTGGGATATGGGTCAGCTGATTGTGGAAAAGCAGGAAACGGATGGATGGGGAAAGTCGGTCGTTGATCAACTATCAGCAGACTTGCAGACGGAGTTTCCGGGCATTAGCGGATTCTCGGCTCGTAACATCTGGAATATGAGGCTGTTTTACCTGACCTATAAAGACGATCTAATTCTGCAACCATTGGTGGCAGAAATTGCCTGGTCGCACAACCTGTTGATTGTCGAGAAATGTAAGGATACGTTGCAACGGGAATTTTACCTCAAAATGACCCGAAAATTTGGCTGGACAAAGAACGTGCTAGCCAATCAGTTGGCGGGACAAGCCTATGAGAAATACCTGTTGAACCAGACAAATTTTGACCAAACACTGCCCGACGTGTATCAACAACAAGCCAAGTTGGCCGTCAAAGACGAATATACATTTGGATTTTTGGAGCTAGCCGAAGAACACAGCGAAGCCGAGCTGGAAACCGCTATCGTTCAAAATATTCGTAAGTTTTTGCTGGAGATGGGCGGCTATTATACGTTCGTTGGTAATCAATTTCGCATGGAAGTTGGTGGCCAGGAGTATTTTATCGACTTACTGCTGTATCACCGAAAATTGCGTTGTTTAGTTGCGCTTGAACTGAAAATTGGGGAGTTCAAGCCGGAATATGCCGGTAAGATGCAGTTCTATTTGGCTGTGCTGAATGATACCGTGAAGCTACCCGATGAGCAGGCTTCGATTGGTATCATTGTCTGCCAAAACAAAAATCGAACCATTGTGGAGTACGCGCTGAAAACCTCTGATCAACCGATTGGTGTATCTGCCTATAGTATTCGGGAGGAACTGCCGCAGGAGTTCAAACATCTGTTGCCCTCTGCCGACGAAATCCAGGAGCGTTTACAGCACCTAAACTTATAA
- a CDS encoding CRISPR-associated helicase/endonuclease Cas3, which produces MDFSVYKAKSDDPTHALCMTLEEHTRRVIRAATELVNRLPFTQTERTEWLEKAIRCAVWHDLGKIHPSFQLNLRKGTTVVSIRHELISLWFCEQFLTLPIDELFAIATHHKGIVSDGFKRLSFEEIGTDLSYHLTEDSKSVNNAEEIVKAWAILFDDTSPVLNNLSPATIYSHEISNLLMKDRQRNQPVDWLQLARMRGLLMAADHIGSAKTECDLPVWKRLELTDLYPTISTESKQLVRTAFRPFQIRMQEFKGDVILHAPTGSGKTEAALSWVYANQTENVRLFYILPYTASINAMVRRLKGVYGKERVTALHSKALDFFYEEAINETNNFQRSEQIARNKRSASRELFYPVKVATLHQVLKHALHGKGWDMSLFDYHNALFIVDEFHTYDAHLTGMMLATLKWLKHFCNAKILLMSATIPKFLLDRIITELFDGDKLRIVRPKAKEPADAEILKRIRHKLVCHPQQMISNSLSQITTILEESKKTVLIIVNNVKSCQELAKAFAKYEPKLLHGGFHREERSEIEKAITASDKSKRPRLLIATQAVEVSLDIDYDIAFIENAPMDALIQRFGRVNRAGKRKKPSEIHLFEQSIGNTKRIYDEAIVKETWRVLSTLDSQELSEQNLVDACDEVYVNGYTDEQERNFQIGFTHDRIANFETSFFAGDWSDWVEDVIEKSNLKIDILCHNLRCEFEKRRAEGRYIEASQLFVQVYPWECPKEYQNKLEDKQNTLVATNLKYDSGIGYQRIERSPDFNFL; this is translated from the coding sequence ATGGATTTTAGTGTCTATAAGGCTAAAAGTGATGACCCCACACATGCATTGTGCATGACGCTGGAAGAACACACACGGCGAGTAATCCGGGCAGCTACCGAACTGGTCAATCGACTCCCATTTACCCAAACCGAGCGCACCGAATGGCTGGAGAAAGCTATTCGGTGTGCCGTATGGCATGATCTGGGCAAAATTCATCCCAGCTTTCAGCTAAATCTTAGAAAAGGAACAACCGTTGTTAGTATAAGACATGAATTGATTTCGCTCTGGTTTTGTGAGCAGTTCTTAACGTTGCCTATTGATGAGTTATTTGCTATCGCTACCCATCATAAAGGAATTGTCTCAGATGGATTCAAGCGCCTTTCTTTTGAGGAAATAGGGACTGATCTATCTTATCATTTGACGGAAGATTCAAAATCGGTGAATAACGCTGAAGAAATAGTTAAAGCGTGGGCTATTCTTTTCGATGATACTTCGCCAGTTCTTAACAACCTTTCGCCAGCAACCATCTATTCACATGAAATTAGCAATCTTCTGATGAAAGATCGGCAACGCAACCAACCTGTCGATTGGCTGCAATTAGCTAGGATGCGAGGTTTACTGATGGCTGCTGACCACATTGGTTCGGCTAAAACGGAGTGTGATTTACCTGTTTGGAAGCGACTTGAACTAACCGATTTATATCCGACGATATCAACTGAGAGTAAGCAACTCGTTAGAACTGCCTTTCGACCGTTTCAGATTAGAATGCAGGAGTTCAAAGGCGATGTAATCCTACATGCGCCTACGGGTTCGGGAAAAACTGAAGCGGCACTAAGTTGGGTTTATGCCAATCAAACCGAGAATGTCAGACTTTTTTACATTCTACCTTACACTGCCAGCATTAACGCTATGGTGCGTAGGCTAAAAGGAGTATATGGCAAAGAACGGGTAACAGCCTTGCATAGCAAAGCCCTTGATTTTTTCTACGAGGAAGCTATCAATGAGACAAATAACTTTCAACGAAGTGAGCAAATCGCCCGAAATAAGCGGTCGGCTTCTCGCGAGTTATTCTATCCGGTCAAAGTTGCCACGTTGCATCAGGTCTTGAAACATGCGTTGCATGGCAAAGGCTGGGATATGAGCCTGTTCGATTACCATAATGCGTTGTTTATCGTTGATGAGTTTCACACTTACGATGCACACTTAACCGGCATGATGCTGGCTACATTGAAATGGTTGAAACATTTCTGTAATGCCAAGATCTTACTGATGTCAGCCACTATCCCTAAGTTTCTGCTTGATCGAATTATCACAGAATTATTTGACGGAGATAAATTAAGAATCGTTCGGCCCAAAGCCAAAGAGCCTGCCGATGCCGAAATACTAAAACGTATCCGGCACAAACTTGTCTGCCACCCTCAACAGATGATTTCTAATTCGTTGAGTCAGATTACCACGATTCTTGAAGAGAGTAAAAAAACGGTGCTCATCATTGTCAACAATGTAAAATCCTGTCAGGAGTTGGCAAAGGCATTCGCCAAGTATGAGCCTAAGCTTTTACATGGTGGATTTCACCGAGAAGAACGCTCCGAAATAGAAAAAGCTATCACGGCCAGCGATAAGTCAAAACGCCCTCGGTTGTTAATTGCGACCCAAGCAGTAGAGGTCAGTCTCGATATTGATTATGACATTGCATTTATTGAAAATGCGCCAATGGATGCTCTAATCCAACGGTTCGGCCGGGTCAACCGTGCTGGCAAACGGAAGAAACCTTCAGAGATACATCTCTTTGAACAAAGCATAGGCAATACCAAACGTATTTATGACGAGGCTATTGTTAAGGAAACTTGGAGAGTATTATCAACTCTTGACAGCCAAGAACTATCAGAACAAAATTTGGTAGATGCGTGCGACGAAGTTTACGTAAATGGATACACAGATGAGCAGGAACGAAATTTTCAAATTGGTTTTACTCATGACCGCATTGCCAACTTTGAAACGTCCTTCTTTGCTGGCGATTGGTCAGACTGGGTAGAAGACGTAATTGAAAAAAGCAACTTAAAAATTGACATTTTATGCCATAACCTTAGATGCGAATTTGAAAAAAGGCGCGCTGAGGGTAGATACATTGAAGCCAGTCAACTGTTTGTTCAAGTGTACCCATGGGAATGCCCAAAAGAGTATCAGAATAAATTAGAGGATAAGCAAAATACACTTGTCGCAACAAACTTAAAATACGATTCGGGTATTGGTTACCAACGTATTGAACGCTCGCCTGATTTTAATTTCTTATAA
- a CDS encoding DevR family CRISPR-associated autoregulator: MATLNNITGALVIDGTAAFLNGAGLGAGEDRNKVVPKVFEEMINGRREKVPYVSAQAWRRWLRNTSNEENSWTPSDLQAIGVSKKGTTNKISTLLDPIAYPEDDLFGYMRSGGNDKSAASDEDEEDEAPTKTKAESVQRTSPFKCSILKGIRGKRVLNVDEGFVHLKENTPLPYSTQFYAAHLEGFFNLEYYRLGQFDNLGSKQELASETVKQYADHLTGQPLGSKGTFRRFTLKDAEQSRKERAAGLLRGLAFLRGGAKQAAFGTDVSPKVLILAGLECANPVFNNLFEGSGEMPSLKIKALQQIMDDYRNKLATPVYIGIREGYLQNEADVKALADGTNVVVGSPISVAQSFIKAHLITTPNE; encoded by the coding sequence ATGGCAACGCTTAACAACATTACGGGTGCTTTAGTCATCGACGGCACGGCCGCTTTCCTGAATGGTGCTGGCCTAGGCGCTGGCGAAGATCGCAACAAAGTTGTCCCAAAAGTATTTGAGGAAATGATCAATGGACGCCGAGAAAAAGTGCCTTACGTATCGGCGCAAGCATGGCGTCGGTGGCTCCGAAATACTTCTAATGAAGAAAATAGCTGGACGCCCAGCGACCTACAGGCTATCGGTGTCTCCAAAAAAGGGACCACCAACAAAATTTCTACGCTTCTCGACCCAATTGCGTACCCCGAAGACGATTTGTTCGGCTATATGCGTAGTGGCGGCAATGACAAGTCGGCGGCAAGTGATGAAGATGAGGAAGATGAAGCACCTACAAAAACCAAAGCTGAAAGCGTTCAGCGGACATCGCCGTTCAAATGCTCTATTCTTAAAGGTATTCGAGGAAAACGTGTATTAAATGTTGACGAGGGATTTGTTCACCTTAAAGAAAACACGCCACTACCCTATTCTACGCAGTTTTATGCGGCTCACCTCGAAGGGTTCTTCAATCTTGAATACTACCGACTTGGGCAGTTTGACAACCTTGGAAGCAAACAGGAATTGGCTTCCGAAACTGTTAAGCAGTATGCCGACCATCTAACAGGCCAGCCTTTGGGTTCTAAAGGGACATTCCGGCGATTTACCCTAAAAGATGCAGAGCAGTCACGTAAAGAACGGGCGGCTGGTTTACTACGTGGGTTAGCTTTTCTAAGGGGTGGTGCCAAACAAGCTGCTTTCGGTACCGATGTAAGCCCAAAGGTGTTAATTCTGGCGGGGCTTGAATGCGCTAACCCTGTATTCAACAACCTTTTTGAGGGTTCAGGCGAAATGCCTTCACTAAAAATCAAAGCCTTACAGCAAATTATGGACGATTACCGAAATAAGCTGGCCACACCTGTGTATATCGGCATTCGTGAGGGGTATTTACAAAATGAAGCCGATGTAAAAGCACTCGCGGACGGTACCAATGTTGTCGTCGGTTCGCCGATTAGCGTTGCACAATCGTTCATCAAAGCCCACTTAATCACAACACCCAATGAATGA